A stretch of Aureispira sp. CCB-E DNA encodes these proteins:
- a CDS encoding DPP IV N-terminal domain-containing protein: MKLIVLIILLGVSLGITAQDKELTLEDAVLGQWRQFYPTRVANLTWRKGQDVVTFHSKDSKQIMMQKVGAKTAQELFDLKALNKAFGEELSRMPFIQWESEQEFSFVYGGQRFWMALEGDNISRKLVVRMPKEANIDYHKKSQNIAYTKAHNLYVQDKNGGELEVTAFEDPNIVSGQAIARYEFGIGKGTFWSPDGSHLAFYQKDETDVADYPLLDITTTPGALKTIKYPMAGQKSEYARVGIFNVATKKTIYLKVDGPKDQYLTNLGWGPENKYVYVAVVNREQNHVWLNQYDVKTGNLVKTLFEEKHDKYVEPEHPVWFIPGNNKEFLWWSERDGFMHLHRYNTEGKYLGQVTKGKWVTLKVLGLDDTKKMILVQGTDESGLNTTVYCAPLEGGKPSKRLVKEDGVHSFSLSSSGKYLIDDYSDIKTPHVTRIVTLKGKVKNTLHTAENPYKDYQISSPELVSLKAKDGTPLQARLIKPANFDPSKKYPVIVYVYGGPHAQMVTNSWLGNARLWMYYAANKGYLVFTLDNRGSANRGLEFENVIHRQLSKHEMEDQLVGVDYLKSLAYADTDRMAVHGWSYGGFMTTSLMLKHPDVFKVGVAGGPVTDWNYYEVMYGERYMDMPKENPEGYKETQLKNHVQNLKGDLLLIHGTVDDVVVMQHNLSLVKAFVDNGILMDFFPYPMHPHNVRGKDRVHLMNKVLTYIDDKLK; the protein is encoded by the coding sequence ATGAAACTAATCGTATTAATCATTTTACTAGGTGTGTCTTTAGGAATAACGGCACAAGACAAAGAATTGACTTTGGAAGATGCTGTTTTGGGGCAGTGGAGACAGTTTTATCCGACACGTGTTGCTAATTTGACATGGAGAAAAGGACAAGATGTTGTTACATTCCACTCTAAGGATAGCAAGCAGATTATGATGCAAAAAGTAGGAGCTAAGACAGCTCAGGAACTGTTTGATTTGAAAGCGCTAAATAAGGCTTTTGGTGAAGAACTATCTAGAATGCCTTTTATTCAATGGGAGAGTGAGCAAGAGTTTAGTTTTGTTTATGGAGGACAACGATTTTGGATGGCATTAGAAGGGGACAATATTAGTCGAAAATTAGTCGTCCGTATGCCGAAAGAAGCCAACATTGATTATCATAAAAAATCTCAAAATATAGCCTATACCAAAGCGCATAATTTATATGTTCAAGATAAAAATGGAGGTGAATTGGAAGTAACTGCTTTTGAAGATCCTAATATTGTTAGTGGTCAAGCGATTGCTCGATACGAATTTGGAATTGGGAAAGGTACCTTTTGGTCTCCTGATGGGTCGCACTTGGCTTTTTATCAAAAAGATGAAACAGATGTAGCAGATTATCCTCTACTAGATATTACAACAACACCAGGAGCTTTAAAAACAATTAAATATCCTATGGCGGGGCAAAAAAGCGAGTATGCTCGAGTTGGAATTTTTAATGTAGCGACTAAAAAAACAATTTATCTAAAAGTAGATGGTCCTAAAGATCAATATTTGACCAATTTGGGATGGGGACCTGAGAATAAGTATGTTTACGTAGCTGTTGTTAATAGAGAACAAAATCACGTTTGGTTAAATCAATATGATGTCAAAACAGGTAATTTAGTTAAAACACTTTTTGAAGAAAAACATGATAAATACGTAGAACCAGAGCATCCAGTTTGGTTTATTCCTGGCAATAACAAAGAATTTTTGTGGTGGTCAGAAAGAGATGGCTTTATGCATTTGCATCGTTATAATACAGAAGGGAAATACCTAGGACAAGTGACCAAAGGCAAATGGGTAACGTTAAAAGTGTTGGGTTTGGATGATACTAAAAAAATGATTTTGGTGCAAGGCACGGACGAAAGTGGCTTGAATACAACTGTTTATTGTGCGCCATTGGAAGGTGGAAAGCCTTCTAAGCGTTTGGTCAAAGAAGATGGTGTGCATAGCTTTTCTTTGAGTAGCTCTGGAAAATATTTAATAGATGATTATTCTGATATTAAAACACCTCATGTAACACGTATTGTTACTTTAAAAGGAAAAGTAAAAAATACCTTGCATACAGCTGAAAATCCTTATAAAGATTATCAAATATCTAGCCCAGAATTGGTTAGTCTTAAAGCGAAAGATGGCACACCATTGCAAGCACGTTTGATAAAACCAGCTAATTTTGATCCATCTAAAAAATATCCTGTTATTGTCTATGTTTATGGAGGACCTCATGCTCAAATGGTGACCAATAGTTGGCTGGGGAATGCTCGACTATGGATGTATTATGCAGCTAACAAGGGGTATTTGGTATTTACCTTGGACAATAGAGGATCAGCCAATAGAGGGTTAGAATTTGAAAATGTCATTCACAGACAGTTGAGCAAGCATGAAATGGAAGATCAGTTGGTTGGAGTCGACTATCTAAAATCTTTGGCTTATGCTGATACGGATAGAATGGCGGTGCATGGCTGGTCGTATGGTGGTTTTATGACAACTTCCCTGATGTTAAAGCATCCAGATGTCTTTAAAGTAGGAGTTGCTGGTGGACCTGTTACGGATTGGAATTATTATGAGGTAATGTATGGAGAGCGTTATATGGATATGCCCAAAGAAAATCCTGAAGGGTACAAAGAAACACAACTAAAGAATCATGTACAAAACTTAAAAGGAGATTTATTGCTTATTCATGGAACGGTAGATGATGTTGTTGTAATGCAGCATAATTTGAGTTTGGTCAAAGCTTTTGTTGATAATGGCATTTTGATGGATTTCTTTCCTTATCCAATGCACCCACATAATGTAAGGGGCAAAGATCGAGTTCATTTGATGAATAAAGTATTGACTTATATTGATGATAAATTGAAATAG
- a CDS encoding T9SS type A sorting domain-containing protein translates to MTILKALFRLSMGSLLVLCGYSSNAQNLIQVPLENNPVIVKYLEDNPRPNSRNNQLCPNDTLGLPFFDDFAAPIGNIYPSCSNWQDNHVFINGDMASNPPSVGVATFDGLSPDGSPYNIQGNVSLGTPADTLTSQHLDLSGKTASDAIYLSFFYQKQGLGDRPEVQDSFILEFKDTSNTWVKVWSEAGIDNSVSSQTILPFEQKYIAIDSGYYLYNGFQFRFRNLASVTGSNDHWHLDYVMLDENRSNNADTLHPTYGSYADVAFTHRPTTPLKDKLMAMPWTHFDGATCWATELTIQNYNRNHSQIATLDRSCTIEEILPNTTSILTEGIPAVGAYAPSPNTDDSLTHTIVGTHNTLNPTEKTTLETTYVILNPSGFQSNPIFEANDTVKRRTVLDNYFAYDDGTAETRIVAQNLGTKIAVEYKAEQADKLRGIYFHMPYFIEDSQNHLINIKVWVDSLSDDSEVFSRDLHKLQYRYGFNGFYFVDLVDFLGNATPIDLAAGQTFYVGWQQSFGTEVPVGFDRSTDTKEKTWVGVGTTWSQSTVSGSVMIRPLVSIDPNFSTIAVDEVEVIENELRVYPNPTDNILNLELTNYEVAEDYQLYIHNAVGQEIHGSNFERQLNVGSWQSGLYILTLRDEQGNVMAQHKIIKY, encoded by the coding sequence ATGACCATTCTGAAAGCGCTTTTCAGGCTATCTATGGGTAGCCTTTTGGTTTTATGCGGGTATAGTAGCAATGCCCAAAACTTGATTCAAGTACCGTTAGAGAATAATCCTGTTATTGTAAAATACCTAGAAGATAACCCTCGACCCAATTCAAGAAACAATCAACTTTGTCCAAACGATACTTTAGGACTACCATTTTTTGACGATTTTGCTGCACCAATAGGCAATATCTATCCAAGTTGCTCGAATTGGCAAGACAACCATGTTTTTATTAATGGAGACATGGCTTCGAATCCTCCTTCTGTAGGAGTTGCTACTTTTGATGGATTATCTCCAGATGGCTCCCCTTATAACATCCAAGGCAATGTGTCGTTAGGAACCCCAGCCGATACTTTAACCTCTCAGCACTTAGATTTGAGTGGCAAAACGGCTTCAGATGCGATCTATCTAAGCTTCTTTTATCAAAAACAAGGACTAGGAGACCGTCCAGAGGTACAAGATTCTTTTATTTTAGAATTTAAAGATACTAGCAATACTTGGGTAAAGGTTTGGTCAGAAGCAGGAATTGACAACTCTGTTTCTTCTCAAACAATTCTGCCCTTTGAGCAAAAATATATTGCTATTGATAGTGGGTATTATTTGTACAATGGATTTCAGTTTCGGTTTAGAAATTTAGCAAGTGTTACAGGAAGCAACGACCACTGGCACTTGGATTATGTCATGTTGGATGAAAATCGTTCTAACAATGCCGATACCTTGCACCCAACCTATGGTAGTTATGCTGATGTTGCGTTTACACATCGCCCAACGACACCACTAAAAGACAAGTTGATGGCCATGCCTTGGACCCATTTTGATGGGGCTACTTGTTGGGCAACCGAATTGACAATTCAAAATTATAATAGAAATCACAGTCAAATTGCCACTTTGGATAGGAGCTGCACCATCGAAGAAATACTTCCCAATACAACGTCAATCTTAACAGAAGGAATTCCTGCTGTTGGGGCGTATGCTCCAAGCCCAAATACTGATGATAGTTTGACACATACCATTGTTGGGACGCACAATACGCTTAATCCGACAGAAAAAACAACTTTAGAGACAACATATGTTATTTTGAATCCATCTGGTTTTCAAAGTAATCCTATATTTGAAGCCAACGATACGGTTAAGCGAAGAACAGTGTTAGACAACTATTTTGCTTATGACGATGGAACCGCAGAAACCCGTATTGTTGCACAAAATTTAGGGACAAAGATTGCAGTAGAATATAAAGCAGAACAAGCAGATAAATTGAGGGGGATTTATTTTCATATGCCTTATTTTATCGAAGATTCTCAAAACCATTTGATTAATATCAAAGTTTGGGTGGATAGTTTGTCTGATGACTCTGAAGTGTTTTCAAGAGATTTGCACAAGTTGCAGTATAGATATGGTTTTAATGGCTTTTATTTTGTAGATTTAGTCGATTTTTTAGGCAATGCGACTCCTATTGATTTAGCAGCAGGGCAAACTTTCTATGTTGGTTGGCAACAATCGTTTGGTACAGAAGTTCCTGTTGGTTTTGATAGAAGCACCGATACAAAAGAAAAAACGTGGGTTGGTGTTGGCACTACTTGGTCTCAATCGACTGTAAGTGGCTCGGTTATGATCCGCCCTCTAGTTTCTATAGATCCTAATTTTTCTACAATTGCAGTAGATGAAGTGGAGGTAATCGAAAACGAACTAAGGGTATATCCTAATCCAACAGATAATATCCTAAATTTAGAGTTGACAAATTATGAAGTAGCTGAAGATTATCAATTGTATATTCACAATGCCGTTGGACAAGAAATACACGGTTCAAACTTTGAAAGACAACTGAATGTAGGTAGTTGGCAATCTGGTTTGTATATTTTAACATTAAGAGATGAGCAAGGCAATGTCATGGCTCAACATAAAATTATAAAATACTAA
- a CDS encoding DUF4197 domain-containing protein, which produces MKRITIWMFCFLSIFSLSNCDTLQDIANSTLGSSSSGGKGLSNDQIISGLKQALIQGTSKGVNVLAVKDGFFKNAAVKVLFPPEAQKVEKTLRDVGAGQLVDVAIEKINRAAEDAASGAKDIFINAITKMTVTDAMDILMGTDNACTNYLRKTTSSALFSSFNPVIQKSLNQVGASDAWSTVMTNYNRIPFVEKINPDLDDYVTNKAMDGVFLMIEKEEKLIRKDPVKRVTDLLKKVFALQDNK; this is translated from the coding sequence ATGAAAAGAATTACTATTTGGATGTTTTGTTTTTTATCCATATTCTCTTTATCTAATTGTGACACGCTTCAAGATATTGCTAATTCTACACTTGGAAGTTCTTCTAGTGGGGGGAAGGGCTTGAGCAATGATCAGATTATTTCAGGCTTAAAACAAGCCTTGATACAAGGAACTTCAAAAGGAGTCAACGTGTTGGCTGTTAAAGATGGTTTTTTCAAAAATGCTGCTGTTAAAGTATTGTTTCCACCTGAGGCTCAAAAAGTAGAAAAAACGCTGCGTGATGTAGGCGCAGGACAATTGGTAGATGTTGCTATAGAAAAAATTAATCGAGCCGCAGAAGATGCCGCTTCTGGAGCCAAAGATATTTTTATCAATGCAATCACAAAAATGACCGTAACGGATGCAATGGATATCTTGATGGGAACGGATAATGCTTGTACCAACTACTTGAGAAAAACAACTTCTTCGGCACTGTTTTCTTCGTTTAATCCTGTGATTCAAAAATCATTAAATCAAGTGGGAGCTTCAGATGCTTGGTCAACTGTTATGACCAATTACAATAGAATTCCTTTTGTAGAAAAAATTAATCCTGATTTGGATGATTATGTTACCAACAAAGCAATGGATGGCGTTTTCTTAATGATTGAGAAAGAAGAAAAGCTTATCCGAAAAGATCCTGTAAAACGAGTAACAGACCTGTTGAAAAAGGTATTTGCATTGCAGGATAACAAATAA
- the folB gene encoding dihydroneopterin aldolase, which translates to MGLIALEGMEFYAYHGFYPEEQLIGGDYIIDVYLETDFEAAAAGDALDVTINYETIYRIVKVEMQKKSKLLETIARRIINKIIGICTTVQALKIRVTKKNPPLGASVQRAFIEIEESYVVKCNKCSRPFLSHARGDCWTKYGQVYPETRATLTRNFGPNICRNCLLPHFIKSRED; encoded by the coding sequence ATGGGATTAATAGCATTAGAAGGAATGGAGTTTTATGCTTACCATGGATTTTATCCAGAGGAGCAATTAATAGGAGGGGATTATATTATTGATGTTTATTTGGAAACAGATTTTGAGGCAGCAGCAGCAGGCGATGCTTTGGATGTAACGATTAATTATGAGACCATCTATCGTATCGTAAAAGTAGAAATGCAAAAAAAATCTAAGTTATTAGAAACAATAGCAAGGCGCATTATCAATAAAATAATTGGAATTTGCACAACGGTACAAGCTCTAAAAATACGGGTAACCAAGAAAAATCCCCCTTTAGGAGCTAGTGTGCAACGCGCATTTATAGAAATAGAAGAAAGCTATGTGGTTAAGTGCAATAAGTGTTCTCGTCCATTTCTTTCTCATGCGAGAGGTGATTGTTGGACAAAATACGGACAAGTATATCCAGAAACAAGAGCTACTTTAACCCGTAATTTTGGTCCTAATATTTGCCGAAATTGTTTGTTGCCACACTTTATTAAAAGTAGAGAAGATTAA